From a single Stackebrandtia endophytica genomic region:
- a CDS encoding YceD family protein, translated as MMQKTPPLNPNAPMVADVRTMSRAPGTVKEWSADIGFADGLGLDMIAIPAGATVTARLTLTAVSEGILVTGTVSAPVVGECGRCLKAIEEPLDVEVNELYAFEGSVTAETTDEDEIMRLQGDLLDLEPVIRDALVFAMPGTPLCRPECPGLCQDCGTSWDDLPADHGHEIMDPRWAQLKKLM; from the coding sequence ATGATGCAGAAGACACCTCCACTGAACCCCAACGCGCCAATGGTCGCCGACGTGCGCACCATGTCGCGTGCTCCGGGCACGGTCAAGGAGTGGTCGGCCGACATCGGATTCGCCGACGGCCTCGGTCTGGACATGATCGCGATCCCGGCGGGAGCCACCGTCACGGCACGGCTTACTCTGACGGCGGTCTCCGAAGGCATTCTCGTCACCGGAACGGTGAGCGCTCCGGTTGTCGGTGAATGTGGTCGGTGTCTGAAAGCGATCGAGGAACCGCTGGACGTCGAGGTCAACGAGTTGTACGCCTTCGAGGGCAGTGTGACCGCTGAGACGACCGACGAGGACGAGATCATGCGGCTGCAAGGCGATCTGCTCGACTTGGAGCCGGTGATACGGGACGCACTCGTGTTCGCGATGCCGGGCACACCGCTGTGTCGTCCCGAGTGCCCCGGGCTGTGCCAGGACTGTGGTACGTCCTGGGACGATCTGCCCGCCGACCATGGTCACGAGATCATGGACCCGCGGTGGGCACAACTGAAGAAACTGATGTAA
- the rpmF gene encoding 50S ribosomal protein L32 — protein sequence MAVPKRRMSRSNTRSRRANWKAAPVTVSACSQCRSPKLPHAACGVCGTYKGRQILDV from the coding sequence GTGGCCGTTCCCAAGCGCCGTATGTCACGGAGCAACACGCGTAGCCGCCGTGCCAACTGGAAGGCCGCGCCGGTGACCGTGTCGGCCTGCTCGCAGTGCCGGTCGCCGAAGCTGCCTCACGCCGCCTGCGGCGTATGCGGCACCTACAAGGGTCGTCAGATCCTCGACGTCTAA
- the rnc gene encoding ribonuclease III, with protein MRNKSGVGPDGNDSVAHFSAALNVVIDADLLRLALTHRSYAYERGGLPTNERLEFLGDSVLGLVVTSTLYRNYPDLPEGQLARLRASVVNMRALAGVARTLRVGPHLLLGKGEESSGGRDKNSILADSVEALLGAIYLDHGIEVASDVVHQLFDPLLAVAARRGAALDWKTSLQELTSGAGLGVPDYRISETGPDHAKRFTAWAVVGGEEFSEGIGGSKKEAEQIAAEAAWRAISDRLGNSAPPTR; from the coding sequence GTGCGAAACAAGTCGGGTGTCGGGCCCGATGGCAACGACAGCGTCGCGCACTTCAGCGCGGCGCTGAATGTCGTGATCGACGCCGATCTGTTGCGATTGGCGTTGACGCACCGTTCTTACGCGTACGAACGGGGCGGGCTGCCCACCAACGAGCGGTTGGAGTTTCTGGGCGATTCGGTTCTCGGGCTGGTCGTCACCTCGACCCTGTACCGCAACTACCCTGATCTCCCGGAGGGACAGCTCGCCCGGTTGCGCGCCAGCGTGGTCAACATGCGCGCGTTGGCCGGTGTCGCCCGCACCTTGCGGGTGGGCCCACACCTGTTGCTGGGGAAGGGCGAGGAATCCTCGGGCGGTCGTGACAAGAACAGCATCCTCGCCGACTCGGTCGAGGCGCTGTTGGGCGCGATCTACCTCGATCACGGCATCGAGGTCGCCTCGGACGTGGTCCACCAGCTGTTCGATCCGTTGTTGGCGGTCGCGGCACGACGTGGCGCGGCTCTCGACTGGAAGACCAGCCTCCAGGAACTGACCTCGGGCGCCGGATTGGGCGTCCCGGACTACCGGATCTCCGAAACCGGACCCGACCACGCGAAGCGGTTCACCGCGTGGGCGGTCGTCGGCGGTGAGGAGTTCAGCGAGGGCATCGGCGGCAGCAAGAAGGAAGCCGAGCAGATCGCAGCGGAGGCCGCCTGGCGCGCCATCAGCGACCGATTGGGCAATTCGGCTCCGCCGACCCGCTGA
- the mutM gene encoding bifunctional DNA-formamidopyrimidine glycosylase/DNA-(apurinic or apyrimidinic site) lyase: MPELPEVESIRQGVAEWVTGRQIGSVTVMHPRAIRRHPAGPDDFARRLIGATVTGTRRRGKYLWFPLDTDDALLCHLGMSGQLLIKAPEDPDGPHLRIRLSLDDPDHELRFVDQRTFGEMLVSADGAEAPDEIRHIAPDVFDPGFDPAAFTTALRMRRSHLKRALLDQSLISGIGNIYADETLWRTRIHGGHPTHTLTVELVSELLANLRDVFTEALAAGGTSFDELYVRANGESGYFDRSLAVYGKQGQPCPRCSTPIVREKFTNRSSFYCPQCQPVA, encoded by the coding sequence ATGCCTGAACTACCCGAAGTGGAGTCCATCCGGCAGGGAGTCGCCGAGTGGGTCACCGGACGACAAATCGGCAGCGTGACGGTCATGCATCCGCGTGCGATCCGCCGTCACCCGGCCGGTCCGGACGACTTCGCGCGCCGGTTGATCGGCGCCACCGTCACCGGAACACGCCGTCGGGGGAAGTATCTCTGGTTTCCGTTGGACACCGACGATGCGCTGTTGTGTCATCTGGGGATGTCGGGGCAGTTGTTGATCAAGGCCCCTGAGGACCCGGACGGGCCGCATCTTCGCATCCGGCTGAGCCTCGACGATCCCGACCACGAGCTGCGGTTCGTCGACCAGCGCACCTTCGGTGAGATGCTGGTCAGCGCCGATGGCGCCGAGGCACCCGACGAGATTCGACACATCGCACCCGATGTGTTCGATCCCGGTTTCGATCCGGCCGCCTTCACCACGGCGCTGCGCATGCGTCGCAGTCATCTGAAACGGGCGCTGTTGGACCAGTCGCTGATCTCCGGGATCGGCAACATCTACGCCGACGAGACGCTGTGGCGCACCCGGATCCATGGTGGACATCCGACTCACACTCTCACGGTGGAGCTGGTGAGCGAACTGCTGGCGAACCTGCGGGACGTGTTCACCGAGGCTCTGGCCGCCGGCGGAACCTCGTTCGACGAGCTGTACGTGCGCGCCAACGGGGAGTCGGGGTACTTCGACAGATCCCTTGCGGTGTACGGGAAACAGGGTCAACCCTGCCCGCGCTGCTCCACTCCGATCGTGCGGGAGAAGTTCACCAACCGGTCGTCGTTCTACTGTCCACAGTGTCAGCCGGTGGCGTGA
- a CDS encoding response regulator transcription factor — MFGDEVVAAISNRGNEVNIVRSIPATTADQTLYIMDISLASTLLPGTTGQRPAILAVTDRNDGQVLKEAVSLGAAGLLSINRPMSTLLAAIDRIAAGQPYYDRRLLQAALGAGQPAPSSQAALRLKQLTGRERDVLAAIVAGHTTRTIAATLNISTATVRSHIQKVLAKLGVHSRLEAAAFVLAHNRGEGPADIPAPRGEAAGAD; from the coding sequence ATGTTCGGTGACGAAGTGGTCGCCGCCATCTCCAACCGCGGGAACGAGGTGAACATCGTTCGTTCCATTCCGGCCACCACGGCCGACCAGACTCTGTACATCATGGATATCTCGCTGGCGTCGACGCTGCTGCCCGGCACCACGGGGCAGCGACCGGCGATCCTGGCGGTGACCGACCGCAATGACGGTCAGGTGCTCAAGGAGGCGGTATCCCTGGGGGCGGCCGGGCTCCTGTCCATCAACCGTCCGATGTCAACACTGTTGGCCGCGATCGACCGGATCGCGGCGGGGCAGCCGTACTACGACCGGCGACTGCTGCAGGCGGCGCTGGGGGCCGGACAACCGGCACCCAGCAGTCAGGCCGCCCTGCGACTGAAACAACTCACCGGCCGGGAACGCGACGTGCTGGCGGCCATCGTGGCCGGCCACACCACCCGAACCATCGCCGCGACACTGAACATCAGCACCGCCACGGTGCGGTCCCACATTCAGAAGGTGCTCGCCAAACTGGGAGTGCATTCGCGGTTGGAGGCGGCGGCGTTCGTCCTGGCTCACAACCGGGGTGAGGGCCCCGCCGACATTCCCGCACCGCGAGGGGAGGCCGCCGGAGCCGACTAG
- a CDS encoding CAP domain-containing protein, with translation MQIPRSHDPQAGPRGRRSGAHRAPTPLRWRWLLGITLPVAVLTGAGLAVAELPDSQESTTALEPVTDTRTLTDQDEQNESPDSAVVTQPAETPSSEAPSSSSPEPEESGAETENGPVDELAALATDAVALTNQERQNAGCGTVSDNASLAAASTAHSKDMADNDYFDHTSRDGRTFTDRAAAQGYDQAMSENIAKGYPDAAAVVQGWMDSPGHRDNLLNCDAKAVGIGVARDASGALVWTQMFGRQ, from the coding sequence ATGCAGATTCCTCGATCCCATGATCCACAGGCGGGCCCCAGGGGGCGCCGGTCCGGCGCTCACCGTGCGCCGACTCCGCTGCGCTGGCGCTGGCTGCTGGGGATCACGCTGCCGGTCGCGGTCCTGACTGGCGCGGGCCTGGCCGTCGCCGAGCTACCGGATTCGCAGGAATCGACCACCGCACTGGAACCGGTCACCGACACCCGAACCCTGACCGATCAGGATGAACAGAACGAGTCACCTGACTCCGCCGTAGTCACGCAACCCGCCGAAACCCCCAGTTCAGAGGCACCTTCGTCGTCGTCCCCCGAACCGGAGGAGTCCGGTGCAGAAACCGAGAACGGCCCAGTCGACGAGTTGGCCGCGCTCGCCACCGATGCCGTCGCACTGACCAATCAGGAGCGTCAGAACGCCGGGTGCGGCACGGTGTCGGACAACGCATCGCTGGCCGCGGCCTCGACGGCCCATTCGAAGGACATGGCCGACAACGATTACTTCGACCACACCTCCCGAGACGGTCGCACCTTCACCGATCGTGCCGCCGCACAGGGCTATGACCAGGCCATGAGCGAGAACATCGCCAAGGGCTACCCCGACGCCGCCGCCGTCGTCCAGGGCTGGATGGACTCCCCCGGGCACCGCGACAACCTGCTCAACTGCGATGCGAAGGCGGTGGGAATCGGAGTGGCCCGCGACGCCTCCGGTGCCCTCGTCTGGACGCAGATGTTCGGCCGGCAATAA
- the smc gene encoding chromosome segregation protein SMC, translating to MHLKSLTLKGFKSFASATTLRFEPGITCVVGPNGSGKSNVVDAIAWVLGEQGAKALRGGKMEDVIFAGTTGRAPLGRAEVTLTIDNSDGALPIEYSEVSITRRMFRSGEGEYEINGDRCRLLDVQELLSDSGIGREMHVLVGQGKLDSYLHARPEDRRAFIEEAAGVLKHRKRKEKALRKLEAMEVNLNRLTDLTAELRRQLKPLGRQADLARRAAGIQADLRDARLRLLSDDLVQLRGTLAKELADENSARARRAKIEADHAEVNEQLTTLEAELAADAPALARAQETWYRLSALQERLRSTGQLATERIRYLSEETTEERGGRDPEQLEAEAVRVREQELELREALEADQERLSAAVEQRQEIEESLAEAEQALVAAVKAVAARREGLAKLTGEVGALRTRAQAAADEIARVAASLQQARDRAEAAKSELALAQEESDSAEAGDIDLSERLRNATEELESATARVKELVAAERAAHAEATQWSAREEALAMGLRRKDGAGALLGKADQVPGLLGSVAALLSVEPGYEAALAAALGRLADAVVVRDVAGADSALRLLKADDAGQASMLIAAADEAPRSAAPLPPGARWAADLVTSSAELTTAVAAALSGVAIVADLAEATDLVASRPELTVVTREGDVLNATWATGGSTASQSFIEVQAAVDEARDNRAESQARADAVQAQLEGARQEEAARKATLASITARRKEVDAQRNAVARRLAQLEAQAGSAEGEVARMTVTKEQAEQARDKDLAGLAELEERLRLAEDAPDEDEPSTSVRDTLSVSLQQSRQTEMETRLSVRTAEERVAALSGRAEALTRQAASERQARQRAEVRRAARQRGAAIAGRVAEGVEAALGRIAVSLDTAAAERDAAQQAKTAREAAVTEVRKRAREYAGELERLTDAVHRDEVARAEQRLRIEQLEGRAAEEFGIDVDTLIAEYGPDQPVPPSGVELAKAEADDKPEPLPTPFERAVQEKRAARGERELKLLGKVNPLALEEFAALEERYKFLAEQLEDLTRTRKDLMTVVKEVDERILTVFAEAYHDTAVEFEKVFGVVFPGGEGRLVLTEPDNMLTTGIEVEARPPGKKVKRLSLLSGGERSLTALALLCAIFRARPSPFYLMDEVEAALDDVNLGRLLTLLQQLRDTSQLLVITHQKRTMEIADALYGVTMRSGVTQVISQKLGDTEE from the coding sequence GTGCATTTGAAGAGTTTGACGCTGAAGGGTTTCAAATCCTTCGCGTCCGCCACGACGTTGCGCTTCGAACCGGGCATCACCTGCGTGGTGGGGCCCAACGGGTCCGGAAAGTCCAATGTGGTTGACGCGATCGCCTGGGTCCTGGGTGAACAGGGGGCCAAGGCGCTGCGCGGCGGCAAGATGGAAGACGTCATCTTCGCCGGTACGACCGGCCGCGCCCCCCTGGGCCGCGCCGAGGTCACTCTCACCATCGACAACTCCGACGGCGCGCTGCCCATCGAGTACTCCGAAGTCTCCATCACCCGCCGAATGTTCCGATCCGGCGAGGGCGAGTACGAGATCAACGGCGACCGTTGCCGTCTTCTGGATGTACAGGAACTGCTGTCGGACTCCGGCATCGGCCGTGAGATGCATGTCCTGGTGGGGCAGGGCAAACTCGACTCCTATCTCCACGCCCGTCCCGAGGACCGCCGTGCCTTCATCGAGGAGGCGGCCGGAGTCCTGAAGCACCGCAAGCGCAAGGAGAAGGCGCTGCGCAAGCTTGAGGCGATGGAGGTCAACCTCAACCGCCTCACCGACCTCACCGCCGAACTGCGCCGTCAGCTCAAACCGTTGGGACGTCAGGCCGACCTCGCCCGTCGGGCCGCCGGTATCCAGGCCGATCTGCGTGACGCACGTCTGCGGTTGCTGTCCGACGACCTGGTTCAACTGCGGGGGACCCTCGCCAAGGAACTCGCCGACGAGAACTCGGCACGCGCGCGACGCGCGAAAATAGAGGCCGACCACGCCGAGGTCAACGAACAGCTGACCACCCTGGAGGCCGAGCTGGCCGCCGACGCCCCGGCACTGGCGCGTGCCCAGGAGACCTGGTACCGGCTGTCCGCGCTGCAGGAGCGACTGCGCTCCACCGGACAACTGGCCACCGAACGCATCCGGTACCTCAGCGAGGAGACCACGGAGGAACGCGGCGGTCGCGACCCCGAACAGCTGGAGGCTGAGGCGGTCCGGGTCCGGGAACAGGAGTTGGAGCTTCGCGAAGCCCTGGAAGCGGACCAGGAGCGGTTGTCGGCGGCCGTGGAACAACGTCAGGAGATCGAAGAGTCCCTCGCCGAGGCCGAACAGGCACTGGTCGCCGCGGTCAAGGCCGTCGCGGCTCGCCGGGAGGGCCTCGCCAAACTGACCGGTGAGGTCGGCGCGTTGCGTACCCGCGCGCAGGCCGCCGCCGACGAGATCGCCCGAGTCGCCGCGTCGCTGCAGCAGGCCCGCGACCGGGCCGAGGCCGCCAAGAGCGAGCTGGCGCTGGCCCAGGAGGAATCCGACTCCGCCGAGGCCGGTGATATCGACCTGTCGGAGCGGCTGCGAAACGCCACCGAGGAACTGGAGTCGGCCACCGCCCGTGTGAAGGAGTTGGTCGCCGCCGAACGGGCCGCCCACGCCGAGGCGACCCAGTGGAGTGCCCGCGAGGAGGCCCTCGCCATGGGGCTGCGGCGCAAGGACGGTGCCGGTGCGCTCCTCGGCAAGGCCGATCAGGTTCCGGGCCTGTTGGGAAGCGTGGCCGCCCTGTTGAGCGTGGAGCCCGGTTACGAGGCGGCGCTGGCGGCGGCGTTGGGCCGGTTGGCCGACGCGGTCGTGGTGCGTGACGTCGCCGGCGCCGATTCCGCGCTGCGCCTGCTGAAGGCCGATGACGCCGGCCAGGCCAGCATGCTCATCGCCGCTGCCGACGAGGCCCCGAGGTCGGCGGCACCGCTGCCGCCGGGAGCCCGGTGGGCCGCGGACCTGGTGACCTCGTCGGCGGAACTGACCACGGCGGTGGCCGCCGCGCTCTCCGGGGTCGCCATCGTCGCGGACCTGGCTGAAGCCACCGATCTGGTCGCGAGCCGCCCGGAGTTGACGGTGGTCACCCGTGAGGGCGACGTGCTCAACGCGACGTGGGCCACCGGTGGTTCCACCGCGTCGCAGAGCTTCATCGAGGTGCAGGCCGCCGTCGACGAGGCCCGTGACAACCGCGCCGAGTCGCAGGCACGTGCCGACGCGGTGCAGGCGCAGTTGGAGGGTGCTCGACAGGAGGAGGCCGCCCGCAAGGCCACTCTCGCCTCGATCACCGCTCGACGCAAGGAGGTCGACGCGCAGCGCAACGCGGTGGCGCGACGCCTCGCCCAGCTGGAGGCTCAAGCCGGTTCCGCCGAAGGCGAGGTCGCCCGGATGACGGTGACCAAGGAGCAGGCGGAGCAGGCTCGGGACAAGGACCTCGCGGGTCTCGCCGAGCTGGAGGAGCGGCTGCGGTTGGCGGAGGACGCACCCGACGAGGATGAACCATCCACATCGGTCCGTGACACCCTGTCGGTCTCGCTGCAGCAGTCACGCCAGACCGAAATGGAGACCCGCCTGTCGGTGCGCACCGCCGAGGAGCGGGTGGCGGCGCTGTCAGGCAGAGCCGAGGCCTTGACCCGGCAGGCCGCGTCGGAGCGCCAGGCGAGGCAACGGGCCGAGGTGCGTAGAGCGGCGCGTCAGCGGGGCGCCGCGATCGCCGGTCGAGTCGCCGAGGGGGTCGAGGCCGCGCTGGGACGCATCGCCGTCTCACTGGATACCGCCGCCGCCGAGCGGGACGCGGCCCAGCAGGCGAAGACCGCGCGGGAGGCCGCGGTCACCGAGGTGCGCAAGCGGGCGCGGGAGTACGCCGGGGAACTGGAGCGGCTGACCGACGCGGTGCACCGCGACGAGGTCGCCCGCGCCGAGCAGCGGTTGCGGATCGAGCAACTGGAGGGGCGTGCCGCCGAGGAGTTCGGCATCGACGTCGACACCCTCATCGCCGAGTACGGTCCCGACCAGCCGGTGCCGCCCAGCGGGGTCGAACTGGCCAAGGCCGAGGCCGATGACAAACCCGAACCGCTGCCGACTCCGTTCGAGCGGGCCGTCCAGGAGAAACGGGCGGCACGCGGTGAACGTGAACTGAAACTGCTCGGCAAGGTCAACCCGTTGGCGTTGGAGGAGTTCGCGGCGTTGGAGGAGCGGTACAAGTTCCTCGCCGAGCAGCTGGAGGATCTCACTCGCACCCGCAAGGACCTCATGACCGTGGTCAAGGAGGTCGACGAACGCATTCTCACGGTGTTCGCCGAGGCTTATCACGACACCGCCGTGGAGTTCGAGAAGGTGTTCGGCGTCGTGTTCCCCGGCGGTGAGGGTCGACTGGTGCTGACCGAGCCCGACAACATGTTGACCACCGGAATCGAGGTGGAGGCGCGGCCGCCGGGAAAGAAGGTCAAGCGACTGTCGCTGCTGTCCGGTGGTGAGCGGTCGTTGACGGCGTTGGCGTTGTTGTGCGCGATCTTCCGTGCTCGGCCCAGCCCGTTCTATCTGATGGACGAGGTCGAAGCCGCGTTGGACGACGTCAACCTGGGACGGTTGTTGACGTTGCTCCAGCAGCTTCGCGACACGTCGCAGCTGCTGGTCATCACTCACCAGAAACGGACCATGGAGATCGCCGACGCGCTCTACGGCGTCACGATGCGGTCGGGGGTCACCCAGGTCATCAGCCAGAAGCTGGGCGACACCGAGGAGTAA
- the ftsY gene encoding signal recognition particle-docking protein FtsY produces MENWQTWLLVAVVLLAVAVVAVVVVRSRGKREIPPPTTPITPVAEKPEQPSRTAEPDHVAAVESATTTAEVVEPAIEVPEPTAGRLVRLRARLSRSNNALGKGLLSLLSRDRLDDDVWEEIEELLITADVGLEPTMQIVERLRERTRVLGTRTSDQLRELLHEELTRALEIDADRSVNTSGADGKPGVILVVGVNGAGKTTTCGKVARVLVADGKRVLLGAADTFRAAAADQLETWAGRVGSEVVRGAEGADPASVAFDAVKRGTELEVDVVLVDTAGRLQNKAGLMDELGKVKRVVEKHGPIDETLLILDATTGQNGLEQARVFTEVCDVSGVVLTKLDGSAKGGIVIAVQRRLNVPVKLIGLGEGPDDLAPFDVTQFVDALLADGDSATGDSVAGQPVA; encoded by the coding sequence ATGGAGAACTGGCAGACGTGGCTGCTTGTCGCGGTTGTCTTGCTGGCGGTCGCGGTCGTCGCGGTCGTGGTGGTGCGTTCGCGCGGTAAGCGGGAGATCCCACCGCCGACGACGCCGATCACCCCGGTCGCCGAGAAGCCGGAGCAACCCAGCCGGACCGCCGAGCCCGATCATGTGGCCGCCGTGGAGTCGGCGACGACGACCGCCGAGGTCGTCGAACCGGCCATCGAGGTTCCCGAGCCGACCGCGGGTCGACTGGTCCGGTTGCGCGCCCGACTGTCGCGTTCGAACAACGCCCTCGGCAAGGGCCTGCTGAGCCTGCTGTCGCGGGACCGTCTCGACGACGACGTGTGGGAGGAGATCGAGGAGCTTCTCATCACCGCCGACGTCGGTCTGGAACCCACGATGCAGATCGTGGAGCGGCTGCGGGAGCGGACCAGGGTGTTGGGCACCCGGACGTCCGACCAGCTGCGTGAGCTCCTGCATGAGGAGCTGACCCGTGCGCTGGAGATCGATGCCGACCGTTCGGTGAACACCTCCGGTGCCGACGGTAAGCCGGGCGTCATCCTGGTGGTCGGGGTCAACGGAGCGGGCAAGACCACCACGTGCGGCAAGGTCGCGCGGGTTCTGGTCGCCGACGGGAAGCGCGTCCTGTTGGGCGCGGCCGACACGTTCCGCGCCGCGGCGGCCGACCAGTTGGAGACCTGGGCGGGCCGGGTGGGCTCAGAGGTGGTGCGCGGTGCCGAGGGCGCCGATCCGGCCAGTGTTGCCTTCGACGCGGTCAAGCGCGGCACCGAGCTGGAAGTGGACGTGGTTCTGGTCGACACCGCCGGGCGTCTCCAGAACAAGGCGGGACTGATGGATGAGCTCGGCAAGGTCAAGCGGGTCGTGGAGAAACACGGCCCGATCGACGAGACCCTGCTGATCCTGGACGCCACGACCGGACAGAACGGTTTGGAGCAGGCTCGGGTGTTTACCGAGGTCTGCGATGTCAGCGGTGTTGTTCTCACCAAATTGGACGGTAGCGCCAAGGGTGGAATCGTTATCGCGGTGCAACGCCGTTTGAACGTTCCGGTTAAGCTCATCGGACTAGGCGAAGGCCCCGATGACCTGGCACCGTTCGACGTGACCCAGTTCGTCGACGCGTTGCTCGCCGACGGTGATTCGGCAACCGGTGATTCGGTGGCCGGACAGCCGGTGGCTTAG
- a CDS encoding aminoglycoside phosphotransferase family protein: MTDQEIPLHGGNTSTVVRLGDTVRRNTGPWTPAVHALLRHLDASGFTGSPKALGIDEHGREVLSYLEGECGKYPLAPHWTTDEALNTVATMLRMYHDSQYGFRPPPGAVWRSFGPPPPDTEVVCHHDAAPHNVIWRPDGTLALIDFDLSSPGARIYDVAYAAWTWVPLFSDRDSYTLGWKHPDRPRRLRLFADAYGLSPRDRARFIRVIRKRIVDHVEGIRRMAGQGDPAFVRIVRKGHLRRPLRDLKVLDHERYILDHALK, translated from the coding sequence GTGACGGATCAAGAGATTCCGCTGCACGGCGGCAACACCAGTACCGTGGTTCGTCTGGGAGACACGGTGCGGCGCAACACCGGTCCGTGGACTCCGGCGGTGCATGCTCTGCTGCGCCACCTCGACGCGTCCGGATTCACCGGTTCGCCCAAGGCGCTGGGTATCGACGAACATGGCCGTGAGGTGCTCTCATACCTTGAGGGCGAGTGCGGAAAGTACCCGTTGGCGCCGCACTGGACCACCGATGAGGCGCTCAACACCGTGGCGACGATGCTGCGGATGTACCACGACTCGCAGTACGGCTTCCGGCCTCCGCCGGGTGCGGTGTGGCGATCGTTCGGGCCGCCACCGCCCGACACCGAGGTGGTGTGTCACCACGACGCGGCCCCCCACAACGTGATCTGGCGTCCCGACGGGACGTTGGCGCTCATCGACTTCGACCTGTCCTCGCCGGGTGCCCGGATCTACGACGTCGCCTACGCCGCCTGGACCTGGGTGCCGTTGTTCTCCGATCGGGACTCCTACACCCTCGGATGGAAGCACCCCGACCGGCCACGTCGTCTGCGGTTGTTCGCCGACGCCTACGGTCTGTCGCCGCGTGACCGTGCCCGGTTCATCCGGGTGATCCGCAAGCGCATCGTCGACCACGTCGAGGGAATTCGGCGCATGGCCGGCCAGGGGGACCCCGCCTTCGTGCGAATAGTCCGCAAAGGACATCTGCGGCGTCCGCTGCGGGATCTGAAGGTTCTCGACCACGAGCGCTACATCCTCGATCACGCACTGAAATAG
- a CDS encoding LysE family translocator: MSWHLVIALSLALIPIVLSPGTSAILTAQYAATGGRRDVLAVMLGTCTGLYIHASLAALGLSALVMASATALTVVKVIGAVYLVGLGCHLLVKRPPTAATGGPRTSGRNVFAQALIGNIANPKAALVYLTLPVQFLQPGESAVVAAFLLATLHMVMLLPWLSMWAIVVGSAKRSSRLTSATAVIQRGGGLLLIGLGIRSAVAN; encoded by the coding sequence ATGTCATGGCATCTGGTGATCGCCTTGAGCCTCGCGCTCATCCCGATCGTCCTGTCACCGGGAACCAGCGCCATCCTGACCGCTCAGTACGCCGCGACCGGTGGACGCCGCGATGTCCTGGCGGTCATGCTCGGTACCTGCACCGGTTTGTACATACACGCATCCCTTGCCGCCCTTGGACTGTCCGCGCTCGTCATGGCCTCGGCCACCGCACTCACGGTCGTCAAGGTGATCGGCGCCGTCTACCTGGTCGGCCTGGGTTGTCACCTGCTCGTCAAACGCCCACCCACCGCCGCCACCGGCGGCCCCAGGACCAGCGGCCGCAATGTGTTCGCTCAGGCGCTGATCGGCAACATCGCCAATCCGAAGGCGGCGTTGGTGTACCTGACGCTGCCGGTGCAGTTTCTGCAGCCGGGTGAATCGGCGGTGGTGGCGGCGTTCCTGCTGGCCACCCTGCACATGGTGATGCTGCTGCCCTGGTTGTCGATGTGGGCGATCGTGGTCGGGTCCGCAAAACGCAGCAGCCGATTGACCTCGGCCACCGCGGTGATTCAACGCGGCGGCGGGCTGCTGCTGATCGGATTGGGAATCCGCTCGGCGGTCGCCAACTGA
- a CDS encoding metallophosphoesterase, protein MHITAHLSDPHLDDDRSLRRFEAVMDYLNRLPGDIDAILITGDLTDNGLAEEYRHLTGPISTVPVLHCPGNHDVRGAYREVLLDEPFDESPINRVHQINGVRFVLCDSTIPGEAPGELTESTREWLDRTLTEQPDTPTYVCFHHPPIPLGITHVDRLRQFGTDRLEAVLRRHHHVEAILCGHAHTAASTRFADRPLLVAPGIVSTANLDFESDRVLNWDAPPAVMFHLRHDDGRITTHTRFVPLG, encoded by the coding sequence ATGCACATCACCGCCCACCTCAGCGACCCTCATCTCGACGACGACCGCAGCCTGCGCCGTTTCGAGGCCGTCATGGACTACCTCAACCGACTGCCCGGCGACATCGACGCCATTCTCATCACCGGGGATCTCACCGACAACGGCCTCGCCGAGGAGTACCGCCACCTGACGGGCCCGATCAGTACGGTCCCGGTCCTGCACTGCCCCGGAAACCATGACGTGCGCGGCGCCTATCGGGAAGTCCTGTTGGACGAGCCGTTCGACGAGAGTCCGATCAATCGGGTTCACCAGATCAACGGCGTCCGCTTCGTCCTATGCGACTCGACCATTCCAGGAGAGGCACCCGGCGAACTGACCGAGTCCACTCGGGAATGGCTGGACCGGACACTGACCGAACAGCCCGACACCCCGACCTACGTGTGCTTCCACCACCCACCGATACCGCTGGGCATCACCCACGTCGACCGGCTGCGCCAGTTCGGAACCGATCGCCTGGAAGCCGTCCTCCGCCGACACCACCACGTCGAGGCGATCCTGTGCGGGCACGCCCACACCGCCGCGTCGACACGTTTCGCCGACCGTCCACTGTTGGTGGCGCCGGGTATCGTCTCCACCGCCAACCTGGACTTCGAATCCGATCGCGTCCTCAACTGGGATGCTCCCCCGGCGGTAATGTTTCATCTCCGGCACGACGACGGTCGGATCACCACACACACCCGGTTCGTCCCCCTCGGATAA